From Pseudomonas sp. LS1212, the proteins below share one genomic window:
- a CDS encoding MarR family winged helix-turn-helix transcriptional regulator, producing MRPTVGFLLHDVARLMRKRFEQRARNLDLTRSQWQVLAKLSVNEGIHQKGLADLLEIESITLVRLLDKMQERGLIERRKHPTDRRLSLLFLTPAAHPLLDIMRGLGEQTRSEAMADFTEAEREQLLQMLTRMKEQLLHACTLPVEPESTEHD from the coding sequence ATGCGTCCTACCGTTGGCTTCCTTCTGCATGACGTGGCGCGCCTGATGCGCAAGCGCTTTGAACAGCGCGCCCGTAATTTGGACCTGACCCGTTCTCAGTGGCAGGTGCTGGCCAAGTTGTCGGTCAACGAAGGCATCCACCAGAAAGGCCTGGCCGATCTGCTGGAGATCGAGTCGATCACCCTGGTGCGCCTGCTCGACAAGATGCAGGAGCGCGGGCTTATCGAACGCCGCAAGCATCCCACCGACCGGCGGTTGTCCCTGCTGTTTTTGACGCCAGCCGCCCATCCCTTGCTCGATATCATGCGCGGCCTGGGCGAGCAGACGCGCAGCGAGGCGATGGCCGATTTCACTGAGGCTGAACGCGAGCAGCTGCTGCAGATGCTGACGCGGATGAAAGAGCAGCTGTTGCACGCCTGCACCTTGCCGGTCGAACCAGAGAGCACAGAACATGACTGA